One genomic segment of Impatiens glandulifera chromosome 6, dImpGla2.1, whole genome shotgun sequence includes these proteins:
- the LOC124943500 gene encoding uncharacterized protein LOC124943500, which produces MGRASALFRHLSQVDFEEIRLKGTSEAKEVLDRVVKTGLEYFLGSPHVIYKDAVEEFFKTATISNDKITATVCGSEIELTEASVAESLRLPTTGQDATADIEQKTFEPACQILSATKEPIKVSGSKQMLKPEYIPICGRKKKADKKAAPAKAKAESKGKEKVTFSEPPQQTEDEESASFSERTDTEKTEDERSVNEDEYSAQSPNDAGPNTNPETTEGGEEGDEEDGDEGGDKKKEEAEEAEADRISRKLLQGVKKRAKSIEELYLE; this is translated from the exons ATGGGGCGTGCTTCGGCTTTGTTTAGACACctatctcaggtggatttcgaggaaatccggctgaaaGGTACGTCCGAGGCAAAGGAGGTTCTTGACCGGGTAgtcaaaaccggtctggaatatttccttgGCAGTCCTCATGTTatatacaaagatgcggtcgaagaattcttcaaaaccgcaaccatctccaACGACAAaatcaccgcgactgtatgcggttctgaaatagagctcaccgaggcatCAGTGGCAGAGAGCCTACGCCTTCcgacaaccggccaggatgcaacggcagacaTAGAGCAGAAAACCTTTGAGCCGGCTTGCCAGATTCTATCGGCAACTAAAGAGCCAATCAAAGTATCCGGCAGCAAACAAATGTTgaagccggagtatatcccaatat gtggccgaaagaagaaagccgacaAGAAAGCGGCCCCAGCCAAAGCAAAGGCTGAAAGTAAAGGAAAGGAGAAAGTAACTTTCTCGGAACCGCCGCAGCAAACCGAGGATGAGGAGTCGGCTTCCTTCTCTGAGAGAACCGACACAGAGAAGACCGAGGACGAAAGATCGGTCAATGAAGACGAGTATTCGGCCCAGAGCCCCAATGATGCCGGACCTAATaccaaccctgagaccaccgaaGGTGGTGAAGAGGGTGATGAAGAGGACGGTGATGAGGGCGGTGACAAAAAgaaggaggaggccgaagaagcagaggccgataggatatCTCGGAAACTCCTTCAGGGCGTCAAAAAGCGAGCCAAGTCAATTGAAGAATTATACCTGGAATAG